One region of Primulina tabacum isolate GXHZ01 chromosome 1, ASM2559414v2, whole genome shotgun sequence genomic DNA includes:
- the LOC142553593 gene encoding uncharacterized protein LOC142553593 → MAFETADASTPRLALADTDINWNRLDKTRFHVIGAILFTVQSALIHPTTVVKTRMQVSGYGFSHQSGFSVFRHIIRRDGIRGIFRGFGTSAIGSLPGRVLALTTLEMSKDMTLKYMQGLDMPEATRIAVANGVAGMVSNLSSVYFVPLEVICQRLMVQGLPGTIACNGPFDVVRKVIKAEGLRGLYRGFGLTIITQSPAAALWWAAYGASQHTIWRSLGYADDLEYKPSHVDMALVQATAGVVAGSLSSVITTPIDTVKTRLQVIDDYSIGRPSVLKTAKALFKEDGWKGFYRGFGPRFLNMSFYGTTMIVTYELIKRLSVKQA, encoded by the exons ATGGCTTTTGAAACTGCAGATGCCTCCACCCCTCGGTTGGCTCTTGCAGACACTGACATCAACTGGAACAG GTTGGATAAGACAAGGTTTCATGTTATTGGGGCTATTCTGTTTACTGTTCAGTCAGCTTTAATACACCCGACAACAGTTGTTAAGACGAGGATGCAAGTATCTGGATATGGATTCTCTCATCAGTCAGGATTTTCTGTTTTCAGGCATATTATTAGGAGGGATGGTATTCGAGGTATTTTTAGAGGCTTTGGCACATCAGCCATTGGATCATTACCTGGTCGAGTCCTCGCTTTGACCACACTTGAAATGTCCAAGGATATGACCCTGAAATATATGCAAGGCCTTGATATGCCAGAAGCAACTCGTATCGCGGTCGCCAACGGCGTTGCAGGAATGGTCTCCAATTTATCAAGTGTATACTTCGTGCCTTTGGAGGTG ATATGCCAGCGATTAATGGTTCAAGGGCTTCCGGGAACAATAGCTTGCAATGGTCCATTTGATGTTGTACGCAAGGTGATAAAGGCTGAAGGACTCCGTGGATTATACAGAGGTTTTGGATTAACTATCATAACACAATCTCCTGCAGCAGCACTTTGGTGGGCTGCCTATGGTGCTTCCCAACACACAATTTGGAG GAGTCTTGGCTACGCAGATGACTTGGAATATAAACCATCCCATGTAGACATGGCTCTTGTTCAAGCTACAGCCGGTGTGGTAgctggatctttatcttcagtCATTACAACTCCAATTGACACTGTAAAGACGCGCCTTCAG GTTATTGATGATTACAGCATTGGAAGACCGTCTGTGCTCAAGACTGCAAAGGCACTTTTTAAAGAGGATGGGTGGAAAGGTTTCTACAGGGGATTCGGACCTCGGTTTCTGAACATGTCTTTTTATGGAACCACGATGATTGTGACGTACGAACTGATAA AGAGATTGTCTGTAAAGCAAGCTTGA
- the LOC142553600 gene encoding uncharacterized protein LOC142553600 isoform X1, which produces MAQFSSVKRLFSGDTLSVSRLESKNHCKVKEFGGCGGTGLRFTTYSPSIKRGNHECKLSFFDSFTVHASSSSDPHNDPDGISYEILLEESVEFESDDLSGFRGLVLDISYRPVNVVCWKRAICLEFTDKADVLEYYDQTVNSPSGSFYIPAVLRVPHLLQVVKRRKVRRCLSRKNILSRDNFACQYCDSAENLTIDHVLPIARGGEWTWENLVTACAKCNSKKGQKTLEEANMKLVKVPKAPKDYDILAIPLTNSAIKVLKMRKGVPEEWRQYLSKPYV; this is translated from the exons ATGGCGCAATTTTCGTCAGTAAAGCGCCTCTTCAGTGGTGATACTTTGTCGGTTTCGAGGTTAGAATCCAAAAATCACTGTAAAGTAAAAGAGTTTGGTGGTTGTGGCGGTACAGGATTAAGATTTACCACCTACTCACCATCGATCAAACGAGGAAATCACGAATGCAAGCTCAGTTTTTTCGATAGTTTCACAGTGCATGCCTCCTCTTCGTCCGATCCTCACAATGATCCCGACGGAATTTCTTATGAAATCTTATTGGAGGAGTCTGTGGAATTTGAGAGTGATGATCTTTCTGGTTTTAGAGGCCTGGTCTTGGATATTTCTTACAG GCCTGTCAATGTTGTCTGCTGGAAGCGTGCGATTTGTTTGGAATTCACGGATAAG GCTGATGTTTTAGAATATTATGATCAAACTGTAAATTCTCCAAGTGGTTCCTTCTATATCCCTGCAGTGTTGAGG GTTCCTCATTTACTACAAGTTGTGAAGAGGAGGAAAGTCAGAAGATGCCTtagtcgtaaaaatattttaagccgTGACAATTTCGCGTGTCA ATATTGTGATTCCGCTGAGAACTTGACCATTGATCATGTTCTTCCAATTGCACGGGGGGGAGAGTGGACATGGGAGAATCTG GTTACTGCCTGTGCCAAATGCAATTCAAAGAAAGGTCAGAAGACCTTGGAGGAAGCAAATATGAAATTGGTGAAAGTTCCCAAG GCCCCCAAGGACTACGACATACTTGCCATACCACTGACAAACAGCGCTATAAAAGTGCTGAAAATGCGGAAAGGGGTGCCAGAAGAGTGGCGGCAGTACCTCTCGAAGCCATATGTTTAG
- the LOC142553600 gene encoding uncharacterized protein LOC142553600 isoform X2: MAQFSSVKRLFSGDTLSVSRLESKNHCKVKEFGGCGGTGLRFTTYSPSIKRGNHECKLSFFDSFTVHASSSSDPHNDPDGISYEILLEESVEFESDDLSGFRGLVLDISYRPVNVVCWKRAICLEFTDKVPHLLQVVKRRKVRRCLSRKNILSRDNFACQYCDSAENLTIDHVLPIARGGEWTWENLVTACAKCNSKKGQKTLEEANMKLVKVPKAPKDYDILAIPLTNSAIKVLKMRKGVPEEWRQYLSKPYV, encoded by the exons ATGGCGCAATTTTCGTCAGTAAAGCGCCTCTTCAGTGGTGATACTTTGTCGGTTTCGAGGTTAGAATCCAAAAATCACTGTAAAGTAAAAGAGTTTGGTGGTTGTGGCGGTACAGGATTAAGATTTACCACCTACTCACCATCGATCAAACGAGGAAATCACGAATGCAAGCTCAGTTTTTTCGATAGTTTCACAGTGCATGCCTCCTCTTCGTCCGATCCTCACAATGATCCCGACGGAATTTCTTATGAAATCTTATTGGAGGAGTCTGTGGAATTTGAGAGTGATGATCTTTCTGGTTTTAGAGGCCTGGTCTTGGATATTTCTTACAG GCCTGTCAATGTTGTCTGCTGGAAGCGTGCGATTTGTTTGGAATTCACGGATAAG GTTCCTCATTTACTACAAGTTGTGAAGAGGAGGAAAGTCAGAAGATGCCTtagtcgtaaaaatattttaagccgTGACAATTTCGCGTGTCA ATATTGTGATTCCGCTGAGAACTTGACCATTGATCATGTTCTTCCAATTGCACGGGGGGGAGAGTGGACATGGGAGAATCTG GTTACTGCCTGTGCCAAATGCAATTCAAAGAAAGGTCAGAAGACCTTGGAGGAAGCAAATATGAAATTGGTGAAAGTTCCCAAG GCCCCCAAGGACTACGACATACTTGCCATACCACTGACAAACAGCGCTATAAAAGTGCTGAAAATGCGGAAAGGGGTGCCAGAAGAGTGGCGGCAGTACCTCTCGAAGCCATATGTTTAG